In Hyla sarda isolate aHylSar1 chromosome 9, aHylSar1.hap1, whole genome shotgun sequence, the following proteins share a genomic window:
- the LOC130291930 gene encoding piggyBac transposable element-derived protein 4-like, with amino-acid sequence MSGTSQRMYSLEEAYEFLASETESVSDDGDPTFLISSSSSSSSSSDSDVPPPRRRRRRATAAAAALPGPSRLSEPSEPSDSIWVDPGQFTPQIPGFTGNAGMQFPFAGLAEKYFFKLFFTDELLEHLVAQTNIYANQYITAHPTSSYAHPNRWTPVTPSEMAKFWGIMLSMGLLKKPSIRSYWTHDLLYNTPMYRMAMSRTRFEQIMRFLHYNDNATSPPRDHPSYDRLYKIRPLIDHLNAVFQAAYVPGREISIDESLVHFKGRLQFRQYLPSKRARYEVKMYKLCESASGYTYRFRVYEGKDSSIEPPECPPVLGITGKIVWDLVHPILDQGYHLYLDNFYTSVPLFKCLTARGTVACGTVRKNQRGLPKPLLAHPMRKHESRALCSDGILCVRYKDKREVLVLTTIHGHATTPVSVRGAPTEIYKPDCILAYNKFMGGVDLSDQVLKPYSAMRKTRAWYKKLAVHMVQMALYNAFVLYRHAGQRGTFLEFQEVVIRNLIFGDQEDAGPSTSESSRIVPGQHFPSEIPHTGKKGRTQKKCRVCYKRGIRRDTTYQCETCPTQPGLCISCFKIYHTSLQF; translated from the coding sequence ATGTCAGGCACATCACAGCGGATGTATTCGCTGGAGGAGGCCTATGAATTTTTGGCCTCAGAAACGGAGTCTGTGAGCGATGATGGGGACCCTACATTCCTAATCTCATCCTCATCCTCATCTTCATCCTCATCAGACTCGGACGTGCCACCCCCAAGGAGGCGACGCAGGCGGGCCACTGCAGCGGCCGCTGCGTTACCAGGCCCATCAAGGCTTTCTGAGCCCTCGGAGCCCTCTGACTCCATATGGGTAGACCCAGGCCAATTCACACCCCAAATTCCTGGGTTTACAGGGAATGCAGGGATGCAATTCCCATTTGCTGGGTTGgcagaaaaatacttttttaagttgtTTTTCACCGATGAGCTGCTAGAGCATTTGGTTGCGCAAACAAACATCTACGCCAACCAATATATTACTGCACACCCCACCTCTAGTTATGCTCATCCGAATAGGTGGACCCCTGTGACCCCATCAGAGATGGCAAAATTTTGGGGTATAATGCTGAGCATGGGGCTTCTGAAGAAACCCAGTATCCGCTCATACTGGACCCACGACCTGCTATATAACACCCCCATGTACCGCATGGCAATGAGCAGGACACGTTTTGAGCAGATAATGAGGTTTCTGCATTATAATGATAATGCCACTTCTCCACCTAGAGACCACCCTAGCTATGACCGGCTATATAAAATTCGTCCACTTATAGACCACCTAAATGCCGTGTTCCAGGCGGCATATGTCCCAGGAAGGGAAATCTCAATTGACGAGTCCCTGGTGCACTTCAAGGGCAGGCTACAATTCCGCCAGTACCTGCCCAGCAAAAGGGCACGGTATGAGGTAAAGATGTACAAGCTCTGTGAAAGTGCATCAGGATACACGTACCGTTTTCGTGTATATGAGGGGAAAGACTCGTCAATTGAACCCCCAGAGTGCCCCCCTGTCCTGGGAATTACAGGCAAGATAGTATGGGATTTGGTGCACCCCATACTAGACCAGGGATACCACCTCTACCTGGACAATTTCTACACCAGCGTTCCCCTATTCAAGTGCCTCACTGCACGTGGGACAGTAGCATGTGGCACTGTCcgtaaaaaccagagaggcctccccaaACCTCTTCTGGCACACCCCATGCGGAAGCATgagagcagggcactgtgcagcgATGGCATATTGTGTGTGAGATACAAGGACAAGAGAGAGGTCCTTGTACTCACCACAATACATGGCCACGCCACCACCCCGGTTTCTGTACGTGGGGCCCCTACAGAAATCTATAAGCCAGACTGCATCCTGGCTTACaataagttcatgggaggggtggacttGTCTGACCAGGTGCTAAAGCCATACAGCGCCATGAGAAAGACAAGGGCGTGGTACAAGAAACTGGCTGTGCATATGGTACAGATGGCCTTATATAACGCCTTTGTCCTGTACCGACATGCCGGCCAGAGGGGAACGTTCTTGGAGTTTCAGGAGGTGGTCATAAGGAACCTCATATTTGGGGACCAGGAAGATGCAGGCCCCAGCACTTCCGAGTCCTCACGGATTGTGCCAGGGCAGCATTTCCCCAGTGAAATTCCCCACACTGGGAAGAAGGGGAGGACCCAAAAGAAGTGCAGGGTCTGCTATAAAAGAGGGATCCGCCGGGACACTACATACCAGTGTGAGACCTGCCCAACTCAGCCGGGACTGTGCATCTCATGTTTTAAAATTTATCACACATCCCTGCAATTTTAA